In the Candidatus Binatia bacterium genome, one interval contains:
- a CDS encoding PKD domain-containing protein, with protein MKTTGWKAVIFGVAAGVVLVAGCGGCQPSATVSQPTPAPRTATAGAAGAAAATRTVGPKYASEEDIVVIFGDGEPDVGPAPLTVEFSISDPFMRLKDPTFEWDFGDGSPRSNQRRPKHTYVKPGKYVAKVVVQDVADSDSDTVEIQVTEPAAGGQ; from the coding sequence GTGAAAACGACGGGTTGGAAAGCGGTCATTTTCGGCGTCGCGGCGGGGGTGGTTCTCGTGGCCGGGTGCGGTGGCTGCCAGCCGTCCGCTACGGTTTCGCAGCCGACGCCCGCGCCTCGCACGGCGACGGCCGGGGCCGCGGGGGCCGCGGCTGCGACGCGCACCGTCGGACCGAAGTATGCCTCCGAGGAGGACATCGTCGTCATCTTCGGCGACGGCGAGCCGGACGTCGGGCCGGCGCCTCTGACCGTGGAGTTCTCGATCAGCGACCCGTTCATGCGCTTGAAGGATCCTACTTTCGAGTGGGACTTCGGCGATGGGAGTCCGCGGTCGAACCAGCGGCGCCCGAAACACACTTACGTGAAGCCGGGCAAGTACGTGGCGAAGGTCGTCGTCCAGGACGTTGCCGACAGCGACTCGGACACCGTGGAAATTCAGGTTACCGAGCCGGCGGCCGGCGGGCAGTAG